A genomic window from Lotus japonicus ecotype B-129 chromosome 1, LjGifu_v1.2 includes:
- the LOC130733910 gene encoding protein LURP-one-related 7 isoform X1, whose amino-acid sequence MITMDGKREEEVDKTNMELETSESSYPGSGSLHIPIDLFGSKKHAGAPRGVLAFADALGNILFTVNRHPPNRNYKKKLLLDASGNIIFSIYRHEKGSWKCYKGNGDGDKDLVFRVERTLKTLTRVELEVFFDGERPNNEGCDLKLRGSPFQRSCSIYKDTDLVAQASLMYKLHQLYVSRGKFCLTIFPGTLDNALVVALFVIFLNGRK is encoded by the exons ATGATAACAATGGATGGAAAGAGAGAGGAAGAAGTAGACAAAACAAACATGGAATTGGAAACTTCAGAGTCATCGTATCCAGGATCAGGGAGTTTGCACATCCCAATTGACCTCTTCGGTTCCAAAAAACACGCCGGAGCTCCACGTGGCGTCCTCGCATTCGCCGATGCGTTGGGTAACATACTCTTCACGGTGAACCGCCACCCACCCAATCGGAACTACAAGAAAAAGCTCTTGCTTGATGCCTCCGGCAACATCATCTTCTCCATCTACCGCCACGAG AAGGGGTCATGGAAATGCTATAAGGGGAATGGTGATGGAGACAAGGATCTTGTGTTCAGAGTGGAGAGGACTCTGAAAACGCTTACTAGAGTTGAATTGGAGGTTTTTTTCGATGGCGAGAGGCCGAACAATGAAGGTTGTGATTTGAAATTGAGAGGATCGCCTTTTCAGAGATCATGTAGCATCTACAAAGACACTGACTTGGTGGCACAG GCTAGCTTGATGTACAAGCTTCATCAACTGTATGTCAGTAGGGGTAAATTTTGCCTTACAATTTTTCCTGGGACTCTAGACAATGCTCTTGTTGTGGCTTTGTTTGTAATATTTTTGAACGGAAGAAAATAG
- the LOC130733912 gene encoding uncharacterized protein LOC130733912, giving the protein MEQDPPSTFIRPCKRQDNLASSSRPLIPGPAGAVQAAMIHRRSTDDKPNISTQQFVRQVLQDGHDTDPDFQSNAWLSALQLNGSATPLGAITHHHERVDHVIGVIKSCNPNGFGDATVTLKDPTGTVGASIHHKVFTESVFAKDITVGSVLLLQKVAVFSPRKSNCYLNITLSNVVKVFSKDSAPPPGSFTNITED; this is encoded by the exons ATGGAACAAGATCCACCATCAACCTTCATCCGCCCTTGCAAACGCCAAGACAACCTTGCCtccagctctcgtcctctcattcccggCCCAGCTGGCGCCGTCCAGGCCGCCATGATTCACCGCAGATCCACCGACGACAAACCAAACATTTCAACCCAACAATTCGTTAGGCAAGTCCTCCAAGACGGCCACGACACCGATCCCGATTTCCAATCCAATGCTTGGCTTTCAGCCCTGCAATTAAACGGATCTGCCACTCCTCTGGGCGCAATCACTCACCATCATGAAAGAGTAGATCACGTCATCGGTGTTATCAAATCCTGCAATCCCAATGGGTTTGGAGATGCAACAGTTACACTCAAG GACCCTACGGGCACTGTTGGCGCTAGTATCCATCACAAGGTCTTCACTGAAAGCGTATTTGCGAAagacataactgttggatctgttctgcTTCTCCAAAAG GTCGCTGTGTTCTCTCCTAGAAAGTCTAATTGTTATCTGAATATAACCTTGTCCAATGTAGTCAAG GTATTTTCAAAGGACAGTGCACCTCCACCTGGAAGCTTCACAAACATAACAGAAGATTAA
- the LOC130733910 gene encoding protein LURP-one-related 7 isoform X2, giving the protein MITMDGKREEEVDKTNMELETSESSYPGSGSLHIPIDLFGSKKHAGAPRGVLAFADALGNILFTVNRHPPNRNYKKKLLLDASGNIIFSIYRHEGSWKCYKGNGDGDKDLVFRVERTLKTLTRVELEVFFDGERPNNEGCDLKLRGSPFQRSCSIYKDTDLVAQASLMYKLHQLYVSRGKFCLTIFPGTLDNALVVALFVIFLNGRK; this is encoded by the exons ATGATAACAATGGATGGAAAGAGAGAGGAAGAAGTAGACAAAACAAACATGGAATTGGAAACTTCAGAGTCATCGTATCCAGGATCAGGGAGTTTGCACATCCCAATTGACCTCTTCGGTTCCAAAAAACACGCCGGAGCTCCACGTGGCGTCCTCGCATTCGCCGATGCGTTGGGTAACATACTCTTCACGGTGAACCGCCACCCACCCAATCGGAACTACAAGAAAAAGCTCTTGCTTGATGCCTCCGGCAACATCATCTTCTCCATCTACCGCCACGAG GGGTCATGGAAATGCTATAAGGGGAATGGTGATGGAGACAAGGATCTTGTGTTCAGAGTGGAGAGGACTCTGAAAACGCTTACTAGAGTTGAATTGGAGGTTTTTTTCGATGGCGAGAGGCCGAACAATGAAGGTTGTGATTTGAAATTGAGAGGATCGCCTTTTCAGAGATCATGTAGCATCTACAAAGACACTGACTTGGTGGCACAG GCTAGCTTGATGTACAAGCTTCATCAACTGTATGTCAGTAGGGGTAAATTTTGCCTTACAATTTTTCCTGGGACTCTAGACAATGCTCTTGTTGTGGCTTTGTTTGTAATATTTTTGAACGGAAGAAAATAG
- the LOC130733913 gene encoding uncharacterized protein LOC130733913: MGYLIANRFRVVFISISLKSSYTYLPMRGGAPPLEHPVIAIGHVTNHFVQLKLVSGHPMPPIAPQWEYNVEEPESEWCKPYKERLDRFMAEHTVWIGPCVITNFDLTDITED; this comes from the exons ATGGGGTACCTTATTGCTAACCGGTTTCGGGTGGTTTTCATCTCCATCTCGTTAAAATCTAGTTACACTTACCTTCCGATGAGAGGAGGCGCCCCACCGTTAGAACATCCTGTCATAGCTATTGGTCATGTGACcaatcactttgtacag CTGAAGTTGGTGTctggacatcctatgccgccaattgctccCCAATGGGAATACAACGTTGAAGAACCCGAGTCCGAATGGTGTAAACCGTATAAAGAGCGTTTGGATAGATTTATGGCTGAACACActgtttggattggtccttgtgttattaccaactttgatttaacagacataacagaagattga